The following coding sequences lie in one Maniola jurtina chromosome 11, ilManJurt1.1, whole genome shotgun sequence genomic window:
- the LOC123869735 gene encoding uncharacterized protein LOC123869735 — MVVAAQLLLVLSCGLVSVASMEAVWVELRAPRFVVHGHSAVLRCDHNVDPETLYKVVFFKSGQRIMQHVQGRDPPFELYNFTGADINLPKMTPTSITLERMDFAASGPYACEIALEIPLYSKASKIHEISVIVRQKFRPRIKIKHKKLSSNEDLEASCQSAPAHPAPHLTWLINNVKVDERMTIPHGTVNVHRLHHGQPLSLTNSSLRFPLSSLQLSPNQTVYITCLSTIPSYASLTEGFADVQNHTVPVSVVRMVPVPTQLPVKVISVDQNRSSYLVINYNSFSILVVVTILNLIEKLKM, encoded by the exons TGGCAAGTATGGAAGCCGTATGGGTGGAGCTGAGAGCGCCGCGTTTCGTCGTTCATGGCCACAGCGCTGTGCTTCGCTGCGACCATAATGTCGACCCGGAAACTTTATACAAG GTGGTGTTTTTTAAGAGTGGGCAACGGATCATGCAGCATGTTCAAGGCAGAGATCCGCCATTTGAGCTATACAACTTTACAGGCGCCGACATAAAC TTGCCCAAAATGACTCCGACCTCAATAACATTGGAAAGGATGGATTTCGCGGCGTCCGGACCCTATGCCTGCGAAATAGCTCTGGAAATACCACTGTACTCGAAAGCGTCCAAAATACACGAAATTAGCGTTATTG TTCGACAGAAATTCCGTCCAAGAATAAAGATAAAGCATAAAAAGCTGTCATCTAACGAGGACCTGGAAGCTTCGTGCCAGAGCGCCCCCGCACACCCCGCCCCACATCTCACCTGGCTCATCAATAATGTTAAG GTGGATGAAAGGATGACAATACCCCATGGCACGGTGAACGTCCACCGTCTCCACCACGGCCAGCCGCTGTCGCTCACAAACTCGTCGCTGCGTTTCCCCCTGTCGAGCCTGCAGCTCTCTCCGAACCAGACAGTCTACATCACCTGCCTGAGCACAATACCCAGCTATGCAAGCTTAACTGAGGGCTTCGCTGATGTCCAGAACCATACAGTCCCTG TGAGCGTGGTTCGTATGGTACCGGTTCCAACGCAGCTCCCAGTAAAAGTTATAAGTGTCGATCAAAATCGATCTAGCTATTTAGTTATAAACTATAATAGTTTTTCTATATTAGTCGttgttacaattttgaatttgatagaaaaattaaaaatgtaa